Within Psychrobacter sp. AH5, the genomic segment TACACTAGCGGTTTGACGAATGCGGTTAGCGACATTGAGACTATGCTTTAATAAATGCGGACGATGTAATTTCATAAATGACAACTGTTTTGATAAAAAGTATAAATAGCGAGTAGGTTTTAGACTTAATTATAAATCACTAAAAATAATAAGCGATTTAAACGAATTTGGAGTTTAAAATTAAACCATTAAGTAATGAAGCTATAAGGCACACACAGAGCACTGCGCGTCCTGACGATAACCCATCAAACGCTGCTGCATACGGCTGCCATCCCACAATAATAGCTTGCCTGTCAGCGGATTATTACCAACACCTAAATACTGTAGCGCTGCGTTAGCCTGCAAATTACCCATGATAGCGGTAGTGCTGGCTAGCACCCCTGAGTTGGCACAAGTGCGCTCGTCTACTGCCGCGTCCATACCGCCGAACACACAATGATAACAGCCTGAGTGCAACTGCGGTTCAAACAGCGCAAGCTGCCCTTGCATAGCAATTGCTGAGGCGCTAAGCAGTGGAATCTGATAACGCACGCTAATACGATTAATAATATCACGAGTCGCAAAATTATCAGTACAGTCTAATAATAAATCAGGTTTGCCAGCGGCTAGCTCTAATAGCTCATAGGCATTGTCTAAGGTTAGCCGTGCCACTGACCCTCTCGCTTTTATAAGAGGGTTAATCTGGTTAAGCATCTTTGCAGCCGTTAGCGCTTTGGCTCTACCAATATCACTTGGCATGAATAAGCTTTGACGCTGCAAATTACTCGCTTCAATCTCATCATCATCAATCAGATGTACTTGTCCAAGTCCTGCTCGAACCAAAGTCTCAGAC encodes:
- a CDS encoding HesA/MoeB/ThiF family protein; its protein translation is MTQATDNPFLTDDELMRYARQVLLEGWDIEAQLRLKSSRIVMIGAGGLGCPASETLVRAGLGQVHLIDDDEIEASNLQRQSLFMPSDIGRAKALTAAKMLNQINPLIKARGSVARLTLDNAYELLELAAGKPDLLLDCTDNFATRDIINRISVRYQIPLLSASAIAMQGQLALFEPQLHSGCYHCVFGGMDAAVDERTCANSGVLASTTAIMGNLQANAALQYLGVGNNPLTGKLLLWDGSRMQQRLMGYRQDAQCSVCAL